The proteins below are encoded in one region of Metabacillus dongyingensis:
- a CDS encoding carbohydrate ABC transporter permease, with protein sequence MRLMKKKWVSHITLLLVCLFMIYPIVWWFGAAFKSNEEIDSIHFFPINPTFSNFIDGWYAIPGFTFTQFYLNTFELIAGVLFTTLISCSLVAFAFARLDFPLKKFWFSIVLVTLMLPSQITLVPQYDMFNAFGWVNTYLPFIVPHTLAGGIGGSFFIFLLVQFIRGIPKELDEAAKIDGCSWFGIYFRIILPLMKPPLVTVAIYCFLWNWDDFLGQLIYINSVDKYTVGLALKMFVDTNTSVPWGQLFAMSLLSVVPAILIFFFAQRHIVDGVATSGLKG encoded by the coding sequence ATGAGATTGATGAAAAAGAAATGGGTTTCTCATATCACTCTTTTGCTTGTATGTCTTTTTATGATCTATCCGATCGTATGGTGGTTCGGTGCTGCCTTTAAATCAAATGAAGAAATTGATTCCATTCATTTCTTTCCGATAAACCCGACATTCTCAAATTTTATTGATGGCTGGTATGCCATCCCTGGGTTTACCTTCACTCAATTCTATTTGAATACATTTGAATTAATTGCAGGCGTATTATTTACTACATTAATTTCATGCAGTCTTGTTGCTTTTGCTTTTGCCCGTCTTGATTTTCCATTGAAGAAATTTTGGTTTTCAATTGTTTTGGTCACGTTAATGCTGCCGAGTCAGATTACGCTGGTTCCCCAATATGATATGTTTAACGCTTTCGGATGGGTCAATACATACTTGCCGTTCATCGTGCCCCATACGCTGGCCGGTGGAATAGGGGGATCCTTTTTCATCTTTTTACTGGTTCAGTTTATAAGGGGAATTCCAAAAGAATTGGATGAGGCTGCAAAAATAGACGGCTGCTCGTGGTTTGGCATTTATTTTAGAATCATATTGCCTCTCATGAAGCCGCCTCTAGTTACAGTTGCCATTTACTGCTTCTTATGGAATTGGGACGATTTTTTAGGACAGCTGATCTATATCAACTCGGTTGATAAATATACTGTCGGCCTGGCACTCAAAATGTTTGTTGACACCAATACATCCGTACCCTGGGGTCAGTTATTTGCAATGTCGCTTCTATCCGTTGTACCTGCAATCCTTATCTTCTTCTTTGCCCAGAGGCATATCGTAGACGGGGTAGCTACATCTGGTTTAAAAGGATGA
- a CDS encoding DUF1343 domain-containing protein — MLALSALPAAKDVAAHKEKKKNKVTPGVEVLLDDQKELLKGKKVGLITNPTGIDSKLNSIVDLLHNDPDIELTALFGPEHGVRGDAQAGSYVEFYIDEKTGLPVYSLYGQTKKPTPEMLENVEVLLFDIQDVGTRHYTYIYTMAYAMEAAKENNIPIVVLDRPNPQGGLSVDGPVLEPEAASFIGLYPIPTKHGMTIGELANFFNEEFEIGADLTVVKMKGWKRSMDYDDTGLPFVLPSPNMPTVSTTIVYPATGLIEGTNMSEGRGTTKPFELIGAPYINSTDLAAELNSLSLPGVKFRAASFTPTFSKHAGKLSHGVEIYVTDREEFDAIPTGLHIIKTIHDMYPNDFQFLSNNFFDKLIGNDWVRPMILEGASVAEIMNEYQVEQDEFKKVRKEYLIYK; from the coding sequence ATGCTTGCGCTAAGTGCTTTGCCTGCAGCAAAAGATGTTGCTGCCCATAAGGAAAAGAAAAAGAATAAAGTTACTCCTGGCGTTGAGGTCCTTTTAGATGATCAAAAAGAGCTCTTGAAAGGCAAAAAAGTCGGCTTAATTACGAATCCGACAGGCATTGACTCAAAACTGAACAGCATTGTGGACTTGCTGCACAATGATCCGGATATTGAACTGACAGCCTTATTCGGTCCGGAGCATGGGGTGCGCGGGGATGCTCAAGCTGGATCTTACGTCGAATTCTATATTGATGAAAAAACTGGCTTGCCTGTCTACAGCCTTTATGGACAGACAAAAAAACCAACACCTGAAATGCTTGAAAATGTTGAAGTCCTTCTTTTTGATATCCAGGATGTAGGAACCCGGCACTATACGTACATTTATACAATGGCTTATGCCATGGAAGCGGCAAAAGAGAATAACATTCCGATTGTCGTGCTTGACCGTCCGAATCCGCAAGGCGGACTTTCAGTTGACGGACCCGTTCTGGAGCCTGAGGCCGCATCTTTTATCGGGCTTTATCCAATTCCAACAAAGCATGGAATGACAATAGGCGAGCTTGCCAATTTCTTTAATGAAGAGTTTGAAATTGGAGCAGACCTGACAGTTGTCAAAATGAAAGGGTGGAAGCGCTCCATGGATTACGACGACACTGGACTTCCATTTGTCCTGCCGTCTCCTAACATGCCAACTGTTTCAACAACAATTGTTTACCCGGCAACTGGTCTGATTGAAGGAACAAACATGTCGGAAGGACGCGGAACAACCAAGCCGTTTGAACTAATCGGAGCACCATATATCAACAGCACAGACCTTGCAGCAGAACTGAACTCCCTCAGTCTTCCAGGCGTGAAATTCAGAGCTGCATCCTTTACACCGACATTCTCAAAACATGCCGGGAAACTTAGTCATGGCGTAGAGATTTATGTAACTGACCGCGAAGAATTTGATGCAATTCCAACAGGTCTTCACATCATCAAAACGATTCATGACATGTATCCAAATGACTTCCAATTTCTATCTAACAACTTCTTCGATAAATTGATCGGAAACGACTGGGTCAGACCAATGATCCTTGAAGGAGCATCCGTAGCTGAAATTATGAATGAATACCAGGTTGAGCAGGATGAATTTAAAAAGGTTCGAAAAGAGTATTTGATTTATAAGTAA
- a CDS encoding PTS transporter subunit EIIC translates to MAKGNNRNLLIAEKLLEHLGGAANIATTTHCMTRLRVAPQDRSKVNMEAIKKTEGVLGVVEEETIQIILGPGAVNKVSAEFEKLLAAADDFDLKDAASKNKSEIDKKNAKPFKLFLRRIASIFIPLIPALVASGLITGITKAIVQAGWLAADSQLAIILTVIGSGLFAYLGILVGTNAAKEFGGSPALGALAGILVINPAVGDIALFGENLLPGRGGLIGVLFAAIFIALVEKQVRKFVPQSLDIIITPTIALLITGIVTYIVFMPVGGFVSDTITKGLLNVLDLGGVVAGFVLGATFLPLVVTGLHQGLTPVHLELINSIGDDPLLPILAMGGAGQVGAAFAIYFKTKKKSLKRAIGGGLPSGMLGIGEPLIFGVTLPLGRPFLTACLGAGVGGAFQAHFDIATIAVGVSGLPLTFLVHTNQIILYLAGLLISYAAGFIFTYLFGFKDEMAAEFK, encoded by the coding sequence ATGGCAAAGGGGAATAACAGAAACTTATTGATTGCAGAAAAACTATTGGAGCATCTTGGCGGAGCGGCTAACATTGCGACCACCACGCATTGCATGACAAGACTTCGTGTCGCGCCGCAGGACCGTTCAAAGGTCAACATGGAAGCCATCAAGAAAACAGAAGGGGTTCTGGGTGTTGTAGAAGAAGAAACGATCCAAATCATCCTTGGACCGGGTGCTGTAAATAAAGTTTCAGCAGAGTTTGAAAAACTGCTTGCAGCTGCTGATGATTTTGACCTGAAAGATGCAGCTTCCAAAAACAAATCAGAGATTGATAAAAAGAATGCAAAACCCTTTAAACTCTTTTTGAGAAGAATCGCAAGCATCTTCATTCCGCTGATTCCTGCCCTTGTAGCTTCAGGTTTGATTACAGGGATTACAAAAGCGATTGTTCAGGCAGGCTGGCTTGCAGCAGATTCACAATTAGCTATTATTCTAACCGTTATCGGATCTGGGCTGTTTGCTTACCTTGGTATTTTAGTAGGAACGAACGCAGCTAAAGAATTTGGCGGTTCCCCAGCGCTTGGAGCACTGGCCGGAATTCTCGTCATCAACCCTGCTGTAGGCGACATTGCTTTATTTGGTGAAAACCTGCTTCCTGGACGCGGAGGGTTAATAGGGGTTTTATTCGCAGCCATCTTCATCGCTTTAGTTGAAAAACAAGTAAGAAAATTTGTGCCGCAATCCCTTGACATCATCATTACACCTACTATTGCATTATTAATCACTGGTATCGTCACTTACATTGTATTCATGCCAGTCGGCGGATTTGTATCTGATACGATTACAAAAGGCTTACTCAATGTGCTGGATCTTGGCGGAGTTGTTGCCGGATTTGTTCTTGGCGCAACGTTCCTTCCGTTAGTTGTAACCGGACTTCATCAAGGGTTAACACCAGTGCACCTTGAGCTGATTAACTCTATTGGTGATGATCCATTGCTTCCAATCCTTGCTATGGGCGGAGCGGGTCAAGTCGGCGCAGCATTTGCCATCTACTTTAAAACGAAAAAGAAAAGCTTAAAACGTGCAATCGGCGGCGGGCTTCCTTCAGGAATGCTCGGAATCGGCGAACCGTTAATCTTTGGTGTGACCCTTCCGCTTGGCCGTCCGTTTTTAACAGCATGTTTAGGCGCAGGTGTAGGGGGAGCATTCCAGGCTCATTTTGATATCGCAACAATCGCAGTTGGCGTATCAGGCCTTCCGCTTACATTCTTAGTTCACACGAATCAAATTATTCTTTACCTTGCTGGTCTATTAATCTCTTATGCAGCTGGATTTATTTTCACTTACCTATTCGGCTTTAAAGATGAAATGGCAGCTGAATTCAAGTGA
- the murQ gene encoding N-acetylmuramic acid 6-phosphate etherase, giving the protein MEKQLRSLTTELRNEQTMNIDSANTLEILSMMNNEDLKVAIAVQEVLPEIRAAVECAYESLKKGGRLIYIGAGTSGRLGVLDAVECPPTFSTSPDTVIGLIAGGEKAFVRAVEGAEDKEEFGVADLKAIDLSDDDTVVGIAASGRTPYVIGALRYAKETGAKAIALSCNKDAKISEAADIGIEVVVGPEVVTGSTRMKAATAHKMVLNMISTAAMIKIGKVYENLMVDVNVSNHKLKERAISIIQTVTDAGYDLAKETLEKAELKVKPAIVMIKANTSVEEAINLLNRADGDVRKAISLHTS; this is encoded by the coding sequence ATGGAAAAACAACTGCGTTCATTAACGACAGAATTGAGAAATGAACAAACTATGAATATTGACAGCGCAAATACACTCGAAATTCTTTCAATGATGAACAACGAAGATTTGAAAGTGGCGATTGCTGTGCAGGAGGTTTTGCCTGAAATTAGGGCAGCTGTTGAATGTGCATATGAATCGTTAAAGAAGGGAGGAAGATTGATTTACATCGGTGCAGGGACGAGCGGAAGACTTGGAGTCCTTGATGCGGTGGAGTGCCCGCCGACGTTCAGCACTTCACCTGATACAGTTATCGGCTTGATTGCAGGCGGAGAGAAAGCATTCGTCCGTGCTGTCGAAGGAGCAGAAGATAAAGAAGAATTCGGTGTAGCTGATTTGAAGGCTATTGATCTGTCCGATGATGATACTGTAGTTGGAATTGCTGCAAGCGGCCGGACACCTTATGTGATCGGAGCCCTTCGTTATGCTAAAGAGACAGGTGCAAAAGCAATCGCGCTCTCTTGCAATAAGGATGCTAAAATTTCTGAAGCTGCCGATATTGGCATTGAGGTTGTCGTAGGTCCTGAAGTGGTCACCGGATCAACCAGGATGAAAGCGGCAACGGCTCATAAAATGGTGCTCAACATGATTTCAACAGCAGCGATGATTAAGATCGGCAAAGTCTACGAAAATCTAATGGTCGATGTGAATGTCAGCAACCACAAGCTGAAGGAGAGAGCGATCAGCATCATCCAAACGGTGACGGACGCTGGATATGACCTTGCAAAAGAAACACTTGAAAAAGCAGAGCTTAAAGTCAAACCAGCGATTGTCATGATTAAAGCAAACACCTCAGTAGAAGAAGCAATAAATCTATTAAATCGTGCGGATGGGGATGTACGAAAAGCCATCTCACTCCATACATCATAA
- the pbp4b gene encoding penicillin binding protein PBP4B: protein MKKWTSCALTSVLAISLLAPSASFAEPNEKASPQAHVQYPVLTKAKKPEEVGFSSEKLEKVDQLIEKEVAAGFPGAALIVIKDGKIVKNESYGYKQKFDGHTPLKKFLKMENDTLFDLASNTKMYAANFALQKLASEGKLDIHARVQEYIPEFKDSEADVIKGKDTMRIIDVLHHTAGFKPDPQYHNPNVSKELYSQEREKTIENINKTPLTYEPGTQNVYSDVDYMLLGTIVEKITGQKLDEYVENELYKPLNLKDTVFNPLQKGFKPKEIAATELLGNTRDGVINFPNIRTYTLQGEVHDEKAFYSMEGVSGHAGLFSTTSDLAVLLQVMLNGGGYGNEKLFDEETIEEFVAPSEKNATYGLGWRLNGNDSMDWMFSKYASNSAYGHTGWTGTVTIIDPEQDLGIVLLTNKKHSPLVNPAANSNQFFGDLFTTGSYGSVVTAVYEALESN from the coding sequence ATGAAAAAATGGACAAGCTGTGCACTAACTTCTGTTCTGGCCATCTCATTACTTGCACCTTCTGCTTCTTTTGCAGAGCCAAATGAAAAAGCGTCGCCTCAAGCACATGTTCAGTATCCTGTATTAACAAAGGCAAAAAAGCCGGAGGAAGTCGGATTTTCCTCTGAGAAGCTTGAAAAAGTCGATCAGCTGATTGAAAAAGAAGTAGCTGCAGGGTTTCCGGGAGCGGCACTGATTGTCATAAAAGACGGGAAAATTGTGAAAAATGAGAGCTATGGCTATAAACAGAAATTTGACGGACATACACCGCTTAAGAAGTTTTTGAAAATGGAAAACGACACCCTGTTTGATCTTGCGTCCAATACGAAAATGTATGCGGCAAATTTTGCCCTTCAGAAGCTTGCGAGTGAGGGAAAGCTTGATATACATGCAAGAGTTCAGGAGTACATACCTGAATTTAAAGACTCAGAAGCAGATGTGATTAAAGGGAAAGATACGATGCGGATCATTGATGTGCTTCACCACACTGCCGGTTTCAAACCAGACCCGCAGTACCACAATCCTAATGTGTCGAAAGAGCTTTATTCCCAGGAACGAGAAAAAACGATTGAAAACATCAATAAAACTCCGCTTACATATGAGCCTGGGACACAAAATGTCTACAGTGACGTTGACTATATGCTGCTTGGAACCATTGTGGAAAAAATTACAGGCCAAAAGCTTGATGAATATGTAGAAAACGAATTGTACAAGCCGCTTAATTTAAAAGATACGGTGTTTAATCCGCTGCAAAAAGGCTTCAAGCCTAAGGAGATTGCGGCTACTGAGCTATTAGGCAACACGCGTGACGGTGTGATTAATTTCCCGAACATCCGCACTTATACGCTTCAAGGGGAAGTGCATGATGAAAAAGCGTTCTATTCAATGGAGGGTGTTTCCGGTCATGCAGGCTTATTCTCTACAACCAGTGATCTCGCTGTTCTTCTGCAGGTGATGCTGAACGGCGGCGGCTACGGAAATGAAAAATTGTTTGATGAAGAAACGATTGAAGAATTCGTTGCCCCATCTGAAAAGAATGCGACTTATGGTCTCGGCTGGAGATTAAACGGCAATGACAGCATGGACTGGATGTTCAGCAAATATGCAAGCAACAGTGCTTACGGACATACAGGATGGACAGGTACTGTGACAATTATTGACCCTGAACAGGATTTGGGAATCGTCCTGCTCACGAATAAAAAGCATTCGCCGCTCGTGAATCCTGCTGCTAACTCCAATCAATTTTTCGGAGATCTTTTCACAACAGGAAGTTATGGAAGTGTTGTAACAGCTGTTTACGAAGCTTTAGAATCTAATTAA
- a CDS encoding MupG family TIM beta-alpha barrel fold protein, whose amino-acid sequence MIGISFYLQDPNAEKQIVHAAKSGVKRAFTSLHIPEEKGSLVQRMSELLKLAESHNMEIHADVSLKTLDHLEISRFEDLSSYGIKGIRLDDGFNYETIKSLSDVFSLSLNASTLTEKELLTVLGSGIKSDRLIAWHNFYPRRETGLDEVFFHKQNQMFKKYGIPIAAFIPGTETKRGPLFDGLPTLEKHRGINPYAAGVEMLQQVDEVFIGDPGTEDELLENLSIYENQNILIMNVISSTFKSGTYQFRPDASRDVFRLQGTRRTSEVVPENTIGRQIGMITMDNDGYGRYKGEIQICRRDLEADERVNVIGHVSSEDLPLLDLAMPGQKVKLVVS is encoded by the coding sequence GTGATAGGCATTTCATTTTATCTACAGGATCCAAATGCAGAAAAACAAATTGTTCATGCAGCAAAATCAGGAGTGAAGCGGGCGTTTACCTCGCTTCACATCCCTGAAGAAAAAGGCAGTCTCGTTCAGAGGATGTCTGAGCTTCTAAAGCTAGCAGAGAGCCATAATATGGAGATTCATGCAGATGTTTCTTTAAAGACGCTAGATCACCTTGAAATCAGCAGATTCGAGGATTTATCATCGTATGGAATTAAAGGAATCCGGCTTGATGACGGGTTTAACTATGAAACAATCAAATCTTTATCAGACGTGTTTTCTCTCTCTCTTAATGCAAGCACGCTAACCGAAAAGGAGCTTCTGACTGTCCTTGGCAGCGGAATAAAATCAGACCGTCTCATTGCCTGGCACAATTTTTATCCAAGGCGTGAAACGGGGCTTGACGAAGTATTTTTTCATAAGCAAAATCAGATGTTCAAAAAATACGGCATCCCAATTGCGGCATTTATTCCGGGTACAGAAACAAAACGCGGACCGCTTTTTGACGGCCTGCCTACACTTGAAAAGCACAGGGGCATAAACCCTTATGCAGCCGGCGTAGAAATGCTGCAGCAAGTGGATGAAGTATTCATAGGGGATCCGGGCACAGAAGATGAGCTGCTCGAAAATCTTTCCATCTACGAAAATCAGAATATTCTTATAATGAATGTTATTTCCAGTACTTTTAAAAGCGGAACGTATCAATTTCGACCTGATGCTTCAAGAGATGTATTCCGCCTTCAGGGTACACGCAGAACTTCAGAGGTAGTGCCCGAGAATACCATCGGACGTCAAATAGGTATGATTACGATGGATAATGACGGCTACGGGCGTTACAAGGGTGAAATTCAAATTTGCCGGCGGGATTTGGAGGCAGACGAACGGGTGAATGTCATTGGACACGTTTCTTCAGAGGATTTGCCGCTGCTTGATCTGGCAATGCCAGGTCAAAAAGTGAAACTGGTTGTTTCATAA
- a CDS encoding MurR/RpiR family transcriptional regulator — protein MATGGLSIIQTMLNKLPQSEQKLADYILQHPHEVVNSTVSELSTSAETSGAAVVRLCKSLGLKGFQDLKMRIAGDLMKSVEQGYRDIEPSESLYRVVEKTTGNTIQIIRDTAEIIDHENLKKAIGMLLKAKNVHFCGVGASNIVAQDAQQKLIRINKGATAFTDMHLVATLIANADPEDVLFAISFSGETQEIINVLKLAKERGVKTIGLTHFGQTTVSSLCDVSLHTSFSNEAPFRSAATSSRLAQLYMIDILFLGMATEQYDETVQYIDNTRAAIKSMTEKYK, from the coding sequence ATGGCAACAGGCGGATTATCAATCATTCAAACCATGCTTAACAAGCTGCCGCAGTCAGAGCAAAAACTTGCAGATTACATTCTGCAGCATCCGCATGAAGTAGTGAACAGCACAGTAAGTGAATTAAGCACGTCTGCGGAGACAAGCGGGGCAGCAGTCGTCAGGCTCTGCAAATCACTTGGCTTAAAAGGGTTCCAGGATCTGAAAATGAGAATTGCCGGTGATCTGATGAAATCTGTTGAACAGGGATACCGTGATATTGAACCTTCCGAATCCCTTTACAGAGTGGTTGAAAAAACAACCGGCAACACGATTCAGATTATCCGTGATACAGCGGAAATTATCGATCATGAAAATTTGAAGAAAGCTATCGGCATGCTGCTGAAAGCTAAAAACGTTCATTTTTGCGGGGTAGGCGCTTCAAATATTGTGGCGCAGGATGCTCAGCAAAAACTGATCCGCATAAATAAAGGAGCAACGGCTTTTACAGACATGCATCTGGTTGCAACCCTGATTGCCAATGCAGATCCGGAAGATGTCCTGTTCGCCATCTCTTTTTCTGGCGAGACACAGGAAATCATCAACGTGCTGAAGCTTGCAAAAGAGCGCGGCGTCAAAACGATCGGGCTTACTCACTTTGGGCAGACGACCGTATCGTCCCTGTGCGATGTTTCGCTTCACACTTCTTTTTCTAATGAAGCGCCGTTCAGGAGCGCAGCGACTTCATCCAGGCTGGCACAGCTTTATATGATCGACATTTTGTTTCTCGGAATGGCTACAGAGCAGTACGATGAGACCGTTCAATATATAGATAATACTAGAGCGGCCATCAAATCAATGACAGAAAAATATAAATAG
- a CDS encoding carbohydrate ABC transporter permease: MKPINESVITNVINQPKVRVKRQKKWDAPLTGYLFISPWLLGLFLLTLYPMLQSLYFSFTDYSLLEAPNWVGIENYQKIFLEDKLFYKSLSITLFFVILSVPLKLITALLMAMFLNQKLKGISIYRTLVYLPSLIGTSVAVAILWSNIFGSDGIVNGALSLFGISGRSWIGSPDTALGTLILLVVWQFGSSMVIFLAGLKQISPELYEASAVDGATKIRQFFLITLPMLSPVILFNLVLQTIGSFQMFTQAFVITKGGPIQSTYMFALYLYERAFARFEMGYASALAWILLVIIGIVTALIFISSRYWVFYESEKG, translated from the coding sequence ATGAAACCGATAAATGAAAGCGTAATCACAAATGTTATCAATCAACCTAAAGTACGTGTAAAAAGACAGAAAAAGTGGGATGCGCCATTAACGGGCTACTTGTTTATATCACCTTGGCTTCTTGGACTTTTTTTGCTTACTCTCTATCCGATGCTTCAGTCGCTGTATTTTTCTTTTACAGATTATTCATTGCTCGAAGCCCCAAATTGGGTCGGAATAGAAAATTATCAGAAGATATTTTTAGAGGATAAACTTTTCTATAAATCGTTATCCATTACTCTATTTTTTGTCATTCTGTCAGTACCTCTCAAACTAATAACTGCACTTCTTATGGCCATGTTTTTAAACCAGAAGCTAAAAGGAATCTCTATTTATAGAACGCTTGTCTATTTGCCGTCTTTGATTGGTACAAGTGTAGCAGTAGCCATCCTTTGGAGCAATATCTTTGGTTCAGACGGTATTGTAAATGGAGCTCTTTCGTTATTCGGAATATCTGGGCGCAGCTGGATTGGCAGTCCTGATACTGCACTTGGTACATTAATTTTGCTGGTTGTTTGGCAATTTGGTTCTTCAATGGTTATTTTCCTGGCAGGATTAAAACAGATCTCACCTGAATTATATGAAGCTTCGGCTGTTGATGGAGCAACAAAAATCAGGCAGTTCTTCCTTATTACTCTTCCAATGCTTTCACCAGTCATTTTGTTTAATCTCGTGCTTCAAACCATCGGTTCATTTCAAATGTTTACACAGGCGTTTGTGATTACAAAAGGCGGTCCTATTCAATCTACCTATATGTTTGCCCTTTACTTATACGAAAGAGCCTTTGCAAGATTTGAAATGGGATATGCTTCAGCACTGGCCTGGATTCTTCTGGTTATTATTGGAATCGTCACTGCCCTTATTTTTATTTCCTCCCGCTATTGGGTATTTTACGAATCGGAGAAAGGATGA
- a CDS encoding glycoside hydrolase family 3 protein — protein sequence MFKKKWAAAALAAVLSVSALAGIKPAEASAEADVKAIVEGMTVEEKVGQMLMPDFRNWQKQGESKAAGFTVMNDEVGSIIQKYHLGGVILFAENVVGTEQTARLTDGLQKASPELPLFITIDQEGGIVTRLQTGTNLPGNMALGAARSEKYAYQTGEIIGKELSSLGVNVNFGPSVDVNNNPGNPVIGVRSYSSNPELVSKLGIQTIKGLQSQNMAATTKHFPGHGDTATDSHYGLPLVTHDKERLRSVELVPFQKAIDEGVDMVMTAHVQFPAFDDTTYISKKDGQEILVPATLSKKVLTGLLREEMGFEGVIVTDALNMKAIADNFGQEEAVVLALKSGVDIALMPAQVNSLEMEKNLASVFNAVKEAIETGDLPIEQVNASVERILELKVKRGILTPDHTPIDEKVENALNVVGNQDHLNKEKKMAEDAVTLLKNEDKTLPFKPKKNDKILVLAPFADQVEAMTRSIKELKGKKKNVEVTGYAFSNKSFNDEVAAMIDEADYVITGSYVVKNDPAVNDGVIDDSVQDSSKWATAFPRAVMKDAEAKKKEFVLMSLRNPYDAANFEEAKAVLAVYGFKGYSNGAYRQPNIPAGIKTIFGESKPKGKLPVDIPSVTQPDEILYPFGHGLDIRSGKQLK from the coding sequence ATGTTTAAAAAGAAATGGGCAGCAGCCGCTTTGGCTGCAGTGCTTTCAGTTTCCGCTTTAGCCGGCATCAAACCTGCTGAAGCGTCAGCTGAAGCAGATGTAAAAGCCATTGTTGAAGGTATGACGGTTGAAGAAAAAGTGGGTCAAATGCTTATGCCGGATTTCCGCAACTGGCAAAAACAAGGGGAAAGTAAAGCTGCTGGCTTTACAGTTATGAATGATGAAGTAGGAAGCATCATTCAGAAATATCATTTAGGCGGCGTCATTCTATTTGCTGAAAACGTCGTGGGAACGGAGCAAACAGCCCGCTTGACAGATGGTCTGCAAAAAGCGAGCCCTGAACTTCCGCTTTTTATTACCATTGATCAAGAAGGCGGAATCGTAACACGCCTTCAAACCGGAACGAACCTGCCCGGCAATATGGCTCTCGGTGCAGCAAGAAGTGAAAAGTATGCCTATCAGACTGGCGAAATCATTGGAAAAGAATTATCGTCACTTGGCGTCAATGTAAACTTCGGTCCATCTGTAGATGTAAACAACAACCCTGGAAATCCTGTAATCGGAGTACGCTCATACAGCTCAAACCCTGAGCTTGTTTCTAAGCTAGGTATCCAAACCATTAAAGGACTCCAAAGCCAAAACATGGCTGCAACAACAAAGCATTTCCCGGGACATGGCGATACGGCTACTGACAGCCATTACGGTCTTCCGCTAGTTACACATGACAAGGAAAGATTGCGTTCTGTGGAACTTGTGCCTTTCCAGAAAGCGATTGATGAAGGCGTGGATATGGTCATGACAGCCCACGTACAATTCCCTGCATTTGATGATACAACGTATATCAGCAAAAAAGACGGCCAGGAAATTTTGGTTCCAGCCACTCTTTCCAAAAAAGTGCTGACAGGCTTGCTCCGCGAGGAAATGGGCTTTGAAGGTGTCATCGTCACAGATGCGCTGAACATGAAAGCTATCGCTGACAACTTTGGCCAGGAAGAAGCCGTTGTTTTAGCTTTAAAATCAGGTGTGGATATTGCGTTAATGCCTGCACAGGTCAACTCGCTTGAAATGGAAAAGAATTTAGCCTCTGTATTTAACGCAGTAAAAGAGGCCATTGAAACAGGTGACCTTCCGATTGAACAGGTAAATGCTTCAGTTGAGAGAATCCTTGAACTTAAAGTCAAACGCGGTATTTTAACTCCTGATCACACGCCGATCGACGAAAAAGTTGAAAATGCTCTGAACGTTGTTGGAAATCAGGATCATTTGAATAAAGAAAAGAAAATGGCGGAGGATGCTGTAACTCTTTTGAAAAATGAAGACAAAACCCTTCCTTTCAAACCAAAGAAAAATGATAAAATCCTTGTGCTCGCTCCTTTTGCTGATCAAGTAGAAGCGATGACAAGAAGCATAAAAGAATTAAAGGGCAAGAAGAAAAATGTTGAAGTGACAGGCTATGCCTTCTCAAATAAATCATTTAATGATGAAGTAGCTGCGATGATTGATGAAGCGGACTATGTAATTACCGGCTCTTATGTTGTTAAAAATGATCCTGCTGTAAATGATGGCGTAATCGATGACAGTGTTCAGGACTCCAGTAAATGGGCAACGGCTTTCCCGAGAGCGGTTATGAAAGATGCAGAAGCCAAGAAAAAAGAATTTGTATTAATGAGTTTGCGCAACCCTTATGATGCAGCGAATTTTGAAGAAGCTAAAGCTGTGCTTGCGGTTTATGGATTTAAAGGCTATTCAAATGGAGCTTACAGACAGCCGAATATTCCGGCGGGCATTAAAACGATCTTTGGCGAATCAAAGCCAAAAGGTAAATTGCCTGTAGATATTCCATCCGTTACTCAACCAGATGAAATTCTTTATCCGTTTGGCCATGGACTCGATATTCGTTCAGGCAAGCAGCTTAAATAA